One genomic region from Nocardia vinacea encodes:
- a CDS encoding WXG100 family type VII secretion target, translating to MATGKLEASPELIRQKAQEFQEQHDSLMAAIRQLKTDEDNVTNGANWQGAARDAFNAFMERYYYQADKMNDKLAETAEKLVKMGTSFQDQDDEFSSKVHAQVSSLDLPAL from the coding sequence ATGGCTACAGGGAAACTTGAAGCGAGCCCCGAACTCATCCGCCAGAAGGCGCAGGAGTTCCAGGAGCAGCACGACAGCCTGATGGCAGCCATCAGGCAGCTGAAGACCGACGAAGACAACGTGACGAATGGTGCCAACTGGCAGGGTGCGGCCCGTGACGCGTTCAACGCGTTCATGGAGCGCTACTACTACCAGGCCGACAAGATGAATGACAAGCTGGCGGAGACCGCTGAGAAGCTCGTCAAGATGGGCACCTCGTTCCAGGATCAGGACGACGAGTTCTCCAGCAAGGTGCACGCCCAGGTTTCCAGCCTGGATCTGCCCGCCCTCTAA
- a CDS encoding serine/threonine-protein kinase, with the protein MALRPGAIVGGYRVLQVLGAGGMGTVYLAQNPILPRRDALKVLSADLSTDDEFRARFEREANLAAGLDHPNIVAVYNRGEEAGQLWIAMQYVDGIDAADEAKKGPTVMTPQRALRIVSEVGKGLDYAHRRGLLHRDVKPANFLLSAAEEGDEERVLLTDFGVAKSSEDGQDLTATGNFMATVAYAPPEQLVGTSLDPRADIYSLGCSFFKMLTGQNPYPSTMPAVVMMGHLHEPPPKLSAVRPGLPPALDAVIEKVMAKDPAQRYATCREFTQAAEAALYGNQFRAPEAGYATDMRTPIPGYATNPNTPIPGYGTDPRTPIPAYAANTGYGPPGRENTDQSLIATQRNGNGNRSGTRRFLMPAIIALVVVAAVAAGTFFFTRQGGTNDAGSRDKLAQVRSDYPQFDGKTVTAFNYGNATLSVALNPSSQSKFLQDIGFRYSTKYKAVGDEKSPRQLSVSSYSTDIDTDVVIVLRSDSEAGNGGLRGLPGSILTSSAKVVVVDDPATVQAFQVWTDQSTNVLVEKMVPTIAKVVTK; encoded by the coding sequence ATGGCGTTGCGGCCCGGCGCAATCGTAGGCGGCTACCGGGTACTTCAGGTTCTCGGCGCGGGTGGGATGGGCACCGTCTACCTGGCACAGAACCCCATTCTGCCGCGCCGCGACGCACTGAAGGTCCTCAGCGCCGATCTCTCCACCGATGACGAGTTTCGTGCACGGTTCGAGCGTGAGGCGAATCTCGCTGCTGGACTCGATCATCCGAATATCGTCGCCGTCTATAACCGCGGCGAAGAGGCCGGTCAGCTGTGGATCGCAATGCAGTATGTCGATGGCATCGACGCGGCGGACGAGGCCAAGAAGGGGCCGACCGTAATGACGCCGCAGCGAGCGCTGCGCATCGTCTCCGAGGTTGGCAAGGGTCTCGACTACGCGCACCGCCGCGGCCTGCTGCACCGCGATGTGAAACCGGCCAACTTCTTGCTGTCCGCCGCCGAGGAGGGCGACGAGGAGCGGGTGCTGCTGACCGACTTCGGCGTCGCGAAGTCCTCCGAGGACGGCCAAGACCTCACGGCGACAGGCAATTTCATGGCCACTGTCGCCTATGCGCCGCCTGAGCAGTTGGTCGGGACCAGCCTCGACCCCCGTGCCGATATCTACAGTCTCGGCTGCTCATTCTTCAAGATGCTGACGGGGCAGAATCCTTATCCGTCGACCATGCCTGCTGTGGTCATGATGGGGCATCTGCACGAGCCGCCGCCGAAGCTGAGCGCCGTCCGTCCCGGTCTGCCGCCCGCGCTGGACGCGGTGATCGAGAAGGTGATGGCCAAGGACCCGGCACAGCGCTATGCGACCTGCCGCGAGTTCACCCAAGCGGCCGAGGCCGCACTGTACGGCAACCAGTTCCGGGCACCGGAGGCCGGATACGCGACGGACATGCGCACGCCGATCCCCGGATACGCGACGAATCCCAATACGCCCATCCCGGGATACGGCACCGATCCCCGCACCCCGATCCCGGCGTATGCCGCGAATACCGGATATGGGCCGCCTGGACGTGAAAACACCGATCAGAGTCTCATAGCGACCCAGCGCAATGGCAACGGAAACCGCTCGGGTACACGCCGTTTCCTCATGCCCGCCATCATCGCCCTGGTGGTCGTGGCGGCCGTCGCGGCAGGCACCTTCTTCTTCACCCGGCAGGGCGGAACCAACGACGCGGGCAGCCGCGACAAACTGGCCCAGGTCCGCAGCGATTATCCGCAATTCGACGGAAAGACCGTGACTGCCTTCAACTATGGCAATGCCACGCTTTCGGTAGCCCTGAATCCCAGCTCTCAGTCGAAATTCCTGCAGGACATCGGTTTCCGGTACAGCACCAAGTACAAGGCTGTCGGCGACGAGAAATCACCGCGACAGCTGTCGGTCAGCAGCTACTCGACCGATATCGACACCGATGTTGTCATCGTGCTGCGATCCGACAGCGAGGCGGGCAACGGTGGGCTGCGTGGCCTGCCGGGCTCGATACTGACCAGCTCGGCCAAAGTCGTTGTCGTGGATGATCCGGCGACCGTCCAGGCATTCCAGGTCTGGACCGACCAGTCGACGAACGTGCTGGTCGAAAAGATGGTCCCCACCATCGCCAAAGTCGTCACGAAGTAG
- a CDS encoding type VII secretion-associated protein has translation MSNVDLVVTDTRIWARGPATHWDVPPSVVLGSNGDLVVGEPLTPPTQVSSAVQYVAADRIALLPRVPSLAEAMGSVVGTVMRNLGVPVPCAQLTVVCPTEWGGRRRAVFAEAARRFAADVVFEDMAIRAVVADVGTARSRRTVVLECGPLSTTATAVVRSHQGIGIESCEHEPNLAVADVEPESSGFYDLCELIDRVLAGQPADFVQAVGVSDPAKLDMIRSAVQQVCTQAIEVRPIAGADLVRGPQQEPEYQTEVAPLPTTEWMQPLRQRAAAMQPPGRNTKAYAIAGIAGVLVVAAVAAGAVFAFGGSDDTRAVSAASTSAAAGTTAQSPVTQPPTTSKSTSETVGRVRFQIPAGWRLTQAIDPTKSRVDLVPSDGTRARITLIQTSVAPGTGYEQVAANLETQMKQQPNGKLSDLKRDVVFGGKSGLAYTEQPGDGSTVIWHVLVEHGLQVSTGCQYIGGFDSIKQPCEQFAASVQVSP, from the coding sequence ATGTCGAACGTAGATCTGGTGGTGACCGACACCCGCATCTGGGCGCGCGGTCCTGCCACACATTGGGATGTGCCGCCCTCGGTGGTGCTCGGCAGCAACGGCGATCTCGTTGTCGGCGAACCACTTACGCCGCCGACGCAGGTCAGCTCCGCCGTCCAGTACGTCGCGGCGGATCGGATCGCCTTGCTGCCGCGCGTGCCGAGTCTCGCCGAGGCGATGGGGTCGGTCGTCGGCACCGTGATGCGCAACCTCGGTGTCCCGGTTCCGTGTGCGCAGCTCACCGTCGTATGTCCGACCGAGTGGGGTGGTCGTCGGCGAGCGGTATTCGCCGAGGCTGCCCGCCGCTTCGCCGCGGATGTGGTGTTCGAGGACATGGCGATTCGCGCGGTGGTCGCCGATGTCGGCACCGCCCGCAGCCGCCGCACGGTCGTCTTGGAATGCGGCCCGCTCTCGACCACCGCGACCGCCGTGGTGCGCAGCCATCAGGGCATCGGAATCGAATCGTGTGAGCACGAACCGAATCTCGCCGTCGCCGATGTGGAGCCGGAGTCGAGTGGCTTCTACGATCTGTGCGAGCTCATCGATCGCGTGCTCGCGGGTCAGCCAGCCGATTTTGTTCAGGCCGTCGGAGTTTCCGATCCGGCGAAGCTGGACATGATTCGTTCGGCGGTGCAACAGGTCTGCACACAGGCGATCGAAGTGCGTCCGATCGCGGGCGCGGATCTGGTGCGTGGACCACAGCAGGAACCCGAATATCAGACCGAAGTCGCGCCATTGCCGACCACCGAGTGGATGCAGCCGCTGCGTCAGCGGGCCGCGGCCATGCAGCCGCCCGGTCGAAATACCAAGGCCTATGCGATCGCTGGTATTGCCGGAGTGCTGGTGGTCGCCGCAGTGGCTGCCGGTGCCGTATTCGCATTCGGCGGCTCGGACGATACCCGTGCGGTCTCGGCAGCGAGCACATCAGCGGCCGCAGGCACGACTGCGCAGTCGCCGGTCACCCAACCGCCGACGACCTCGAAGTCAACATCGGAAACCGTTGGACGCGTACGCTTTCAGATCCCAGCAGGGTGGCGCCTGACGCAGGCCATCGACCCCACCAAATCGCGAGTCGACCTCGTCCCGTCGGACGGCACCCGCGCCCGCATCACCCTGATCCAGACCTCGGTCGCCCCCGGCACCGGATACGAGCAGGTCGCCGCCAATCTCGAAACTCAGATGAAGCAGCAGCCCAACGGCAAGCTGAGCGATCTGAAGCGCGACGTGGTCTTCGGCGGTAAGTCCGGGCTCGCCTACACCGAACAGCCCGGTGACGGTTCGACGGTTATCTGGCATGTGCTGGTGGAGCACGGTCTTCAGGTCAGCACCGGTTGCCAGTACATCGGTGGCTTCGACTCGATCAAACAACCTTGCGAGCAGTTCGCGGCCTCGGTACAGGTGAGTCCCTGA
- a CDS encoding WXG100 family type VII secretion target: MSQTISANFDGVAEGARTIVRRAGDIQTELESFHKKVEQYIEVYGSGAANDAFHQFQVNWNQMSIQLNTTLQGAGQLIDKGNSELQGTDVALSNIF, from the coding sequence ATGAGCCAGACCATCTCCGCCAATTTCGATGGCGTCGCAGAAGGTGCTCGGACAATCGTCAGGCGCGCCGGAGACATTCAGACCGAGCTCGAGTCCTTCCACAAGAAGGTCGAACAGTACATCGAAGTCTACGGTAGCGGTGCGGCGAACGACGCGTTCCACCAGTTCCAGGTCAACTGGAACCAGATGTCCATTCAGCTGAACACCACCCTGCAGGGCGCCGGTCAGCTCATCGACAAGGGCAACTCGGAGCTCCAGGGCACCGACGTCGCGCTGTCGAACATCTTCTGA